Proteins from a single region of Candidatus Cloacimonadota bacterium:
- the tsaE gene encoding tRNA (adenosine(37)-N6)-threonylcarbamoyltransferase complex ATPase subunit type 1 TsaE: MKKMIILRSETDTIKLAEEIAPTLKKGDIIALFGELGTGKTFFTKHLCSFLGVRENVSSPSYVLMNEYAGKFPIYHLDLYRLEAEEEVLELGIHEFLDQGLTIIEWPELAKNVLPENTISISFSFEDGYRKVEIDS, from the coding sequence ATGAAAAAAATGATCATTTTAAGATCAGAAACTGATACAATAAAATTAGCAGAAGAAATTGCTCCAACTCTGAAAAAGGGTGATATTATCGCTCTTTTCGGGGAGCTGGGCACAGGTAAGACCTTTTTCACCAAACACCTATGTTCTTTTTTGGGAGTCAGGGAAAATGTCAGCAGTCCGAGTTATGTTCTGATGAATGAATATGCGGGAAAATTCCCTATCTATCATCTTGATCTATACCGGCTGGAAGCAGAGGAAGAAGTGCTGGAACTTGGGATTCATGAGTTCCTCGATCAGGGATTAACGATCATTGAATGGCCCGAACTGGCGAAGAATGTTTTACCGGAAAACACGATCAGTATCTCTTTTAGTTTTGAAGATGGATATAGAAAGGTGGAGATAGATTCTTGA